CAATCAGGAGCCCGTGTGGTTACCATTGACGGTGCAGCGTTGCAGTACAATCAGAAAGACTCAGTACTCAACCCTTACTTTATTGTTGAGCCTGTCTAAGCTTTTTCGTGTTTAACGTTATGAATCACAAAAGGGGAACTGAGTTCCTCTTTTTTTATGTCTTGGGTTTAGGAAACGCAAGGCAAAACTTGTGCTTTGGTGTCAACCCATACAGATTGAAAGGGATGACTACTGAATATATATGCGTATGCCAAATAAACAGATTACAACATCAGAACCTATTCGTATCGGTATTGATCTTGGGGGTACAAAAACTGAATGCGTTGCGCTGGATTCGAACACTGGAGAGCAACTATTCAGAGAGCGCTTGCCCACCGAAAAAGGGGATTACTATGGAACCTTGGATACCATTAGGCACTTAGTGTCCCTTGCTGAAACGGAGTTGGCAGAAACAGCTTCAGTTGGTGTAGGAATTCCTGGAACGCTTTCAGGTCAAACTGGTTTTGTAAAAAATGCCAATTCTATTTGGCTCAATGGGCGAGACTTTAAGAATGATTTAGAATCCATCTTAGGCCGCTCAATACGTCTGGCCAATGACGCCAATTGCTTTGCTGTTTCTGAGGCGGTTGACGGCGCTGGAATGGGCGCTGATGTGGTGTTTGGTATCATATTAGGTACAGGCGTGGGAGCGGGGCTTGTGGTTCATCAAAGCGTGATTAACGGCGCCAACGGCCTTGCTGGAGAATGGGGGCATAACGGGCTTCATCGACCTACGGTGGAAGAGATAGAGCTCGCTACATCATGTTATTGCGGCCAGCATGGTTGTATTGAAACCTGGCTTTCTGGGCCTAGTTTCGAGCGAGAGTACTTTAAGCTCTCAGGCTTATCACTCAATGCTTCGAGTATTGTCCATAAAATGCTGACCGGTGACGATGCGGCTCAACAGTGTATGAAGAGCTACTGTTCTCGCTTAGTTCGCTCACTTGCTCACATGGTTAATATGATTGACCCTGATGTCATTGTGTTGGGCGGTGGAATGTCGAATGTTGATGCATTGTACCCATATCTCAACACCCATTTGGAATCGCATGTATTTGGTCAAGAGTGTAAAACTAAAGTCGTGAAGAATGAGCATGGCGACTCGAGTGGTGTGCGCGGCGCAGCGTGGTTGTGGGGCAGAACCTAACGCTCTAAGCATTCCAAAAAAATAGCCCCTGAGTTGGGGCTATTGCGACGTTTGATATTGTACAATTAGATGATTACTTCACTTCTTCGCCAGCCGCTTGTTTATCGGCATGATAGCTAGAGCGCACTAACGGACCACATGCAGCGTGATCGTAGCCGAGCTCTTCGGCTGATTCGCGGAACATGTCGAATTCGTCTGGATGCACGTAGCGCTTTACAGGCAAGTGATGCAAGCTGGGCTGTAAATACTGTCCGATGGTTAGCATGTTTGCGTTGTGGTCACGTAGATCTTTCATGACTTCCAGTATTTCGTCGTTGGTTTCACCTAGACCAACCATAAGCCCTGATTTTGTGGGGATGTCGGGGAACATCTCGCCAAAACGGCGGATCAACTCAAGTGACCATTTATAGTTTGCGCCCGGACGGGCCATTTTATAAAGGCGTGGAGCCGTTTCTAAGTTATGGTTAAAGACGTCTGGTGGATTCTTTGCAAGCTCTTCAAGGGCAACATCCATTCGGCCACGAAAGTCCGGTACTAGTATCTCAATTTGGATATCAGGTGAATAACGGCGAATAGCTTCAACACAGTCAGCAAAGTGTTTGGCGCCCCCGTCTCGCAGATCATCGCGGTCAACCGAAGTGATCACTACATAACGCAAGCCCATATCGGCAATGGTTCGACCGAGTTTTTCTGGCTCATTCTCGTCGGGCGCTAAAGGTTTGCCATTGGCAACATCGCAGAACGGACATTTACGAGTGCAAATATCACCCAAAATCATGAAGGTCGCTGTGCCTTTGTTAAAACATTCTGCGAGGTTTGGACATGATGCTTCCTCACAAACAGAATGTAGTCCGTGCTTGCGCATTCCTTCTTTCACTCGCTGAATATTGGCATTTGAAGCAGGTAGTTTGACCTTCATCCAAGGTGGCTTTCTCAGCATTTCTTCTTTTTCACTTGGAATCACAGTGATTGGGATATGCTGTACTTTGTCGGCATCGCGTTTTTTAACACCGGCTTCTGAACGGGTACTTTTAGTCATGCACTTCACCTGGAAGTTTGTTGTTATTCTGTGTTGTAGGGTAGCCAAGCCGCTTGGCTAAGCGTTGTGCTAGTTTTGGGCCTGCCTCTTCGACGCTTTTCAAGCCGTCTATTAACGATGTTTGTGTCATCGCCATACCTGCATACCCGCATGGGTTAATATACTGGAAAGGTGACAAGTCCATATTAATATTCAGTGCTAAACCGTGAAAGGTGCAGCCTCGTCTTACACGTAAACCAAGCGACGCTATTTTTGCGTCGTTAACGTACACCCCCGGAGCATCGCATTTTGCATAGGCTTCTATATGGTCTTCGGCCAACAATTCTACGATTGCTTGCTCCATATGAGTCACTAAATCGCGAACAGTAATTTTTAACCGGCGCAAATCTAACAGCAAATAGATGATTAGTTGTCCTGGCCCATGGTAGGTCACTTGCCCACCTCGATCGGCTTTAACAATCGGTATATCCGTTGCCATTAAAATGTGTTCAGGTTTTCCTGCTTGCCCTTGGGTGAAGACTGGAGTGTGCTCCAGCAGCCACAGCTCATCTGGCGTGTCTTTATCTCGATGATTGGTAAAGTCTTGCATGGCTTGCCAGCATTCTTCATAGGGTTGCTGGCCAAGGGAGCGGATGACAAGTGTGTTCACGACGAAGACTCGATCAAGTTTTTATAGAACGTAACGGACAAGGTCAATATGTCCTAGCGCTTTATAAAGTGTTTCAACGTGCTCTTTGCTGGTCACAGTGACACTGACAGTCACGCTATGATAAGTGCCTTTAGAGCTTGGTTTTACTGTAGGTGAGTAGTCACCCGGAGCGTGAATTTGAATCACGTCTACGATTTTAGATGTTAAATCATCGTGCGCTACGCCTAAAACTTTAAACGGAAAACTGCATGGAAAGTCCAACAGTTCATCAAATTTAGTGTCCATAAATGCTCCCATAAAACTTGAGTAAGCCCCATTAGATGGCGATTCTAGCACGAACTTTCAAGGGGGGTGAGCGAAGCTGTAATAAAATTACAGTACGGTTTGATACAGGAGGGGGACAGAGGCGAAATAAAAAAGGTCGCTGAACAGCGACCTTTTAAAACGGGCAGTAAATTTAAAACGAATTAGTTAAAATAAGTTATTAAATAACAAGAGAATTTGATCAATCAAGCGGCTGAACCATCCGGCTTCTTCCACATCATGTAATGCAACCAGTGGGTACTCCGCAATATCTTCACCATTGAGCGTCACGTGTACAGTGCCGTAGCGGTCACCTTTTTTAACCGGAGCTTCTGGGCGCTCGGTTAACTCAAAGTCGGCTTTGAGGTTTTTCACTTGCCCTTTTGGAAGAGTCGTGGCGACCGTTTCAAGAACGCCTAGCTGCACCTGTTCTTTGGTGCCGAACCAAACGCGCTCTTCGGCAAATACGGTTTCGGGTTCATAGGGTACAACGGTCTCGAAGAATCGAAAGCCGTATTGCAGTAACTTACGGTTTTCAGCGTTGCGAGATCGAGTGCTCTCGGTGCCCATTACAACAGCAACAAGGCGCATGCCGTCTTTTTCTGCTGAAGAGACAAGACTATATCCGGCATCATTGGTATGGCCGGTTTTGATTCCGTCCGCTCCAAGGTCTTTGTCCCACAGCAGGGCGTTTCGGTTAAATTGTTCTCGGCCATCCCAAGTGTAACTTTTCTCGCCGTAAATCTTGTACTCTTCTGGCAAATCACGAATGAGAGCCGTGCCGAGTGTGGCCATGTCGCGTGGTGTGGTGTAGTGCTCTCCTGCGTCTAGACCATGACTGTTCATGAAGTGAGATTGCTCCATGCCTAGATGCTTGGCATAGGCGTTCATCATGTCTACAAAGGCACTTTCTGTGCCTGCAAGGTGCTCCGCTACAGCGATACATGCATCATTGCCCGAAACGATGACGATACCCTTATTTAATTCGCCCAACGGTACCTCGGTGTTGACCTGAACAAACATGAGTGATGAACCGCGCAAATCTTTGTTGGTGTACAAAGATGCATTGGGTCCAATTTTAACCATGTCTTCTGGGCTGACATTTCCGTTTTTTATTTCGGTTCCGAGCACATAGCTAGTCATCATTTTAGTGAGACTGGCAGGGGCTAAACGTTCGTCCGCATTGTGCGACACTAAAGTGCGACCCGTTAAATAGTCCACCAGAATGTAGCCTTTGGCGGCAACCTTAGGAGGATCCGGTGTGATAACAGGCGCTGCAACTGACAAGCCTGATACTGCGAGAGCAACAAGACCAATTGAAATCGAACGTAGAGGATTGTTTTTGAACATAATTAAGCTATTAAGTGTTAATCCTGAAAAATAATGCTGGCGCAAGCATACCATGCCTGAAGGCGCCTTCACACGACACTAGGACATCAATTTAGTCGTTCTTATTCTCAATAGGTGTTGCTGTTAATGAGTCGATAAATTGATGTGAAAAATATTTCCTTTATTGAGCATAGACCTTGAATGCCGAAGAAAATTCCCCTTGTTTCAATATTTCTATTAGTTTGTTGGCGTCGTCCTCGGTTTTGAAAGGGCCGAGCTGAACTTTGTGGATCTGTTGTTCATTAATCGTGCGTGCATCGGTTTCAAATAACAGGGCAAGTTGATCGACCAGCCGTGCGGCTTTTGTCGAATCTTGCGTTGCCGTCACTTGAACATAAAGATCCGGCTCAGTATTAGTCGGTGACATGGCTGGCGATGCTGCTATAGGGAGAGTCTCTGCTGTTTGGGCTTCGACCTTGAGAGACGTTGATACCGGTGTGATTGCTTCAAATAGGGGCTCTTGTTCCCATGGAGGAGGAACGACAATGGCTTCTAATTTAACTTTTGATGTGCCACTTTTGAGCATGTCCAATTTGTGTGCAGCCGCGTAGGACAAATCAATAACACGACCTTGATGAAACGGGCCTCTATCATTCACACGCACAATAACTTGCTTACCGTTGTCGATGCGGGTGACTTTTACGTAGGTTGGTATGGGTAAGTTTTTGTGTGCTGCCGACATAGCGTACATATCGTAAATTTCACCATTGCTAGTCTTGTGGCCGTGGAATTTTTTGCCATACCAGCTGGCATGCCCAACTTCCGTAAAGCCTTTGGCATGATCCATCACGCGATAGGTTTTGCCTCGAACCGTGTACTGGCTTCGATTTCCTCCGCGAGATTTAGGCTCATATTTGGGCACGGCATCGCTGAGTTCTTTTAGCTCAGGGATACTTTCCGGAGCACTGTCATGTTTTTGATGGTATCGCCGCTCTTGGTATTTATCCGATTCGCTTTTAGGTGGCGAATTTGAACACGCCGCTAAACTGCTGATACAAGCAACAGCAAAAAACCACTTCATCATTACTGTGCGGCCTTGTCGCGTGCGAGCCATTCACTAAGTTGATACACCGCCATAGCGTACAAACGGCTGTGGTTGTAGCGGGTGATGACATAAAAGTTATTGCAGCCTAGCCAATATTGAGTGAGCCCTTCGTCCATCGACAAGGGGAATAGCATGGCTTTGTCTTGAGCCGACAACGGTAAGGTCGTTTTTAAACCTGCTTGTTCAAAGTCTTGCCACTTATGTTTGATCTTTGTACTCGTTTGACTGAGTGCTTTGGCTTGCTCTGTGAGTTCCACCGATTCAGTCACGCAGCCATCTTTGGTCCAGCCGTGTTGTGCAAAATAATTGGCGACACTGCCAATGGCATCGACGGGGTTATTGAGCAAGTCGCGCTTGCCGTCATCATCAAAATCAATGGCATATGCGCGGTAGCTAGAGCTAATAAATTGAGGAAAGCCCATGGCGCCCGCATATGAGCCATGGATCGCAGCTGGATCCCAGCCTTGCTCATGACTTAAAGCTAGAAAGTGTCCAAGTTCAGAGCTAAAAAATTTTGCACGTTTAGGATAATGAAATCCAAGTGTGTACAAAGAATCGAGCACTTTTTCATTGCCTTTGAAGCGACCAAAAAAAGTTTCAACCCCAATGATTGCGACAATCACTTGTGCCGGAACGCCAAATTCAGCTTCGGCTTTGGCCAATGTTTCTTCGTGCTCAGACCAGAATTCAAGGCCCTGATCAACACGCTCTTGTTTTAAAAAAATGGTTTGATATTTGTGCCATGGCTTTGCTTCCCACGGGGTATTCATCTTGGTAATAATTTCGGGATTTAACGTAGCCTTGCTGGCTTGATTGGCAACCCAGCTGGGATCGAGATTATAGCTGTCACTAATTTTCTTAATATATGCGTCCGAAATTGTATTTGATGCGTGCGTCACCGTTGAGGTGGTGAGCAACGCAGCTGCGCAAAAAATCGAGAAAATGCGACGAGAAATAGAATTCATATGATCATCCGACGATGGGTGTGAATGCCCATTAAAATGCCAAAACCAGCCAACAATGTCACCATCGATGTGCCGCCATAACTAATCAAAGGTAAAGGTACACCAACAACCGGCAAAATGCCTGAAACCATGCCAATGTTGACGAAAACGTAGACGAAAAAGGTCAAAGTGATACTGCCTGCGAGCAAGCTTCCAAATGTAGTTTGCGCATTTGCAGCGATGTATAAACCCCGGAGCACAATCAATAGATATAGCATCAGTAGCAGGAGCACACCGGTTAAACCAAATTCTTCACTGAATACGGCAAAGATAAAATCTGTGTGGCGCTCAGGTAGAAATTCAAGTTGAGATTGGGTGCCTTGCAACCAGCCCTTACCGTTCATACCGCCGGAACCAATGGCAATAGTGGATTGGATAATGTGATAGCCACTTCCCAATGGGTCACGTTCTGGGTTGAACAATGTTAATACGCGTTCACGTTGATAATCGCGCATGAGATAAAACCATAAAACAGGCACAAATCCGGCAGCAGCAACGGCCCCTGCAAAAATGAGCTTCCAACTGACACCTGCCAGAAAAATCACAAAAATTCCCGAGGCGGCGATGAGCAATGAAGTGCCTAAATCGGGTTGTCGGGCAATTAATAGCGTTGGGATTAATATCAGGATAAAGGCAATTACGATTCGTCCAAAGCGGGCAGGCAAAGCCATACTGGCAAGGAAATGCGCTGCTGCTATAGGCACAATCAATTTCATGATTTCAGATGGCTGAAACCTCATAAAGCCCAGATCTAACCATCGTTGTGCACCTTTACCAACCACACCAAAAATCAACACGCCAACCAGCATTAAAGAGCCTAGAACGTAGATAGGATAGGCCCACCTTCGGTAATTCTCAGGGTTAATTTGGGCAACGCCTATCATCACGAAAATGGCTAACCCTAAACGTACAAGCTGACGATATTCGAGGTCCATACTGCGCCCGCCAGCGCTATAAATCACCATCAAGCCAACGCCCATGAGAACGATAAGTAGGATAAGAAGGTAAGCGTCAATGTGCAGCTTGAACCAAATGCTAGGTTTGTGCGATTGAGACTCTAAATGCTCTGCAGAACCGAGAATCATGGTACTGGAATCCCTGTTGGAAGTGGGGTGTCAAAGCCAATGCTGTTGGCATAGAAGTCAATCATTGCGCGGGCCATTGGAGCTGCATTACTTGATCCTCCGCCCTGATTCTCAATGGCAACAGCAACGACAATTTGCGGGTTATTTACCGGAGCGAATGACACAAACATGGCATTGTCATGTTGGCTTTTATTGAGCTTTTTAGCGTCATACTCTTCATCTTGTTTGAGGCTAAATACTTGAGCTGTTCCTGATTTACCGCCAGACATATAGGTGGTGTCTGCAAACGCTTTGCGAGCGGTGCCATGAACACCATGATTTACCCGTCGCATGCCTTCAATGACTTCATCCCAGTAACGCTCTTGTTTTAACTCCACGGGAGGGCGCTCGTCAGGCGGAAGCTTAATAGTCCCTGTTTGGGATTGAATCGCTTGTACCATGCGGGGGGTATAATTTTCGCCATGACGAGATAGTATGCCAATGGCATGAGCAAGCTGAATGGGAGTGGCGGTCCAATAACCTTGGCCAATACCAATATTAACGGTATCTCCCAGGTACCATGGTTGCCCGTGTTTGGCTCGTTTCCATGCTCGACTTGGCTGCACTGCTGCACTTTCTTCGCGGATATCAATGCCAGAATATTCGCCAAAGCCGAACTGACTGGCAAACTCATCAATTTTATCGATTCCTAGCTTAGTTGCGGCATCAAAAAAGTAAATATTGCACGATTGCTCGATGGCGCTGTATAGATCGACCCATCCATGTCCCCACTTTTTCCAATCGCGATATTTTCGGGCCACACCGTCAATTTGAAAAAAACCGGGATCCCAAACTCGAGTTGCTGGTGTGACAATGGATTCGTTGAGTGCCAACAAGCCAATGATAGGTTTCACCGTTGAGGCGGGCGGGTACTGCCCTTGTGTTGTGCGATTAATAAGTGGGCGATCTTGAGAGTTCAGTAGCTTTCGATACGCTTTGCCACTAATGCCTTTTACAAAAGGGTTGGGGTCGTAGCTCGGACCAGAAACCAACGCAAGAACACTGCCGTCTCTGGGGTCGAGAGCAACGATGGCACCGCGTTTTCCTGCCAACAGTTCTGAGGCTTTTAACTGAAGTTGAATATCTAAGCTTAAATGCAGATCGTTGCCCGGTACTGGTGCTTCAAAGTTCACCGTGCGGGTAATTCGGCCACGGTTATTGACTTCAACTTCTTGAAACCCTACTTCACCATGTAAGACATCTTCGTAATAACGTTCAAGGCCTTGCTTACCAATATCGTGGGTGCCGCGATAGTTGGCGAGTTGATTGGTTTTGTCCAACCGTTCTAAGTCGCGTTTATTAATACGCGCAACGTACCCCACTGCGTGGGTGAGGGCATCGCCAAAAGGGTAGTGCCGCTTGAGGCGCGCCTCGATATAAGCACCCGGATAGAGATGTTGGTTGACACTGAAACGTGATACTTCTTCTTCAGTTAAATCATTCTTTAAAATGATTTTTTTAAAACGGCGGCTGACTCTGCTTTGTTCTAAAAATTTATCTTGTTGTTCTTGGGATATATCTAATAAATCGCCCAATCCCATGACGGAGCCTTTGAGGTTGGACACTTCTTCTGGGACTAATTCGAGGGAATAAACGGGGCGATTGTCTGCGAGCAGTATGCCATTGCGATCAAAGATTAAGCCACGATTGGGTGCGACAGGGAGTACTCGAATACGATTATCATTTGAGCGTGTTTCAAAATCATCATGACGGCTCACTTGAAGGCGGTACAGGTTGGAGATGAGAATGGCGAGCATTAACACCACAACGAAAAGCGCGACAATGGCTCTTCGATAAAAAAGGGCGCTTTCAGCTTGTCTATCTCGAATTTGGTTGGAACGCTGCCGGATCATACTTATTCTCGATGATACGGGTGGTTGTTGAGTAAGCTCCAAGCACGATAAAGACTTTCGGCTAAGATCACTCTTACCATAGGATGAGGTAAGGTTAAATTAGAGAGGCTCCAGCGTTGTTCAGAGGCCGCAATACATGCAGGGGCTAAGCCTTCTGGTCCGCCAACTAAAAGACTGATATTGCGCCCATCCATTTGCCAGCTCGCAAGCTGCTTGGACAACTGAGGCGTGTCCCAAGGTTTGCCGGTGACTTCTAAAGTCACAATTCGGTTGCCTTTGCCTACGGCCGCTAACATTCGCTCGCCTTCTGCATCGAGAATACGAGCAATATCAGCGTTCTTCCCACGTTTACCCGCGGGAATTTCGGTCAGCTCAAACGAACAGTCACGTGGAAATCGTCCCTGATAATCGTTAAATGCTGTGGTGACCCACTGAGGCATTTTTTGCCCCACTGCGATGAGCTGCAGACGCATAAAATGTTAGCTCCAGAGCTTTTCCAAGTCGTAGAACTCGCGCGCGCTCTCTTGCATCACATGCAGCACAACATCGCCCAAATCTACTAATACCCATTCGCCCTCAGCTTTGCCTTCAATCCCTAGAGGGGCTAGATCTGCACGTTTGGCTTCTGTTGCAACGTTTTCAGCAATTGACTGTACATGGCGTTTGGAGTTACCCGAACAAATCACCAAGGTATCAGTAATGGTGCTGCGACCTTTCACATCAATTTGCATGATGTCACGGCCTTTCATGTCTTCGACTTTATCGATAACGAAATCTACTAGGGATGAGCCTTGCAACATGTTCTCCTGCTCTTAATTTAAAAAATTGATAGTTACTGTGTAAGAGTACCATTTTTCCATGAATGGCGTCAGCGAACAGGACAATAAAGTTGGTGCGCGCGAATATAGTCTTCAACCGCGGGATCGAGCTGAGGAATATTTTCGTTTTGACAGGCAAGCGATGTTCTAATCTCGGTGGATGATATTTGCCAGTGAGGATTCTCTAAACAAATAATATGCCCAAAGTTTTCAGCTGCAACGGCAGAAGACTGATATTGCTTGAGCAACTGCTCCTCTAAGCTATTCGCTTTGACAGAGTCGCCGGGGCGTCGGCAAACAACGAGGTGACATAGATGGAGTAACTGGTCCCAACGGTACCAACTTGAAAGATTGGCAAAAGAATCCATCCCCATAATGAAGAAAAGCGCAGCATCGGGGTGGCGTTTGCGTAACTTCCTAAGCGTATTGACGCTGTATGAGGGTGAATTCTGGTTCAGTTCGATGTCATTGACCGATAGCTCAGTAAAAGGAGCTGCTGCTATTCGAGCCATTTCGAGACGATGCTCTGCTGTCACAGCTGTGGAATTTTTATGTGGAGGTTGATGATTGGGGATCAGCTGAAGTTGATTTAGATTGAGTTGATTGTGCACAAAATGTGCAATTTCAATGTGCCCTCGATGAATGGGATCGAACGTCCCGCCCAAAAAACCAATACGCTCAGTCATGACAGTTCCGCTGTGAGTAGCCAATCGACATTGGCGGCGGGGTTCATCAATAAACTGCACGCCTGTGTAATGAGAGTCCAACTTAACGACTGTTCCGTTTCAGCCCCTTTTACTTTTCGTTCTAACAAGGCCACTAGCATCACCGCTTGTTGAATACGCTGCACACTTAGCTGTTGAAGTGCGCGTTTAATGGTGGGTTGACGCGAAGGCCATATCCGGAATTTTTTAAATAGCTGAGGCTGTTGATCCGGCGACATCATTAAGGCTTGAAGTTGGGCAACTTCTCGGCTCAACGCCCAGCAGATAATCACAGGTTCAATGCCTTCGTCTTTCAGTTGACGAAGCATATGTTCAACTTGATGCACTTGACCTGCCATGATGGCGTCGGTTAATTGAAAGATATCAAACCGAGATTGATCGATGAGCGCTTGATGCAGTTGCTCAACACTGATTGGGCTTTGGTCATGTAACAACGATAACTTCTCGAGCTCTTGGCTTAAAGAGAGAAGATTGCCCTCATGATGCTCTTGAAGATACATTAATGCGTCGGGGGCAAGCTGTACGCCTGCTGCGCGGGCTCTGTGTCTTAACCAGTTGGTCAGTCTATCGCCGCTCGGAGCTGCGATGGTAATAGCTTGGCTAATTGCACTGAGAGCCTTAAACCATTTGGTGTTTTGCTGAGCTTTTTCGAGCTTGCTGCCGTGGCATATGACGATGAGGTCAGGACTCGGATACTGGCCGTAATCATTTAGAATCGCACCGATGTCTTTGCCACATTTGCCATTGCCCATATCAAGCACAATGACACGTTTGCTGGCGAATAAACTCATGCCTTGCAGGGCCGCCGAGAGCTCAGCAATGGCATCTGTGCTATCTAAGTATAAGCGTTCTACTTCGTCAAAACCTTGCTGGCGTGCAGCATTCACGATGCTCGCAATGGACTCGAATCGCTGTAGCGGTTCGTCGCCAAAAATTAAGTAGCCGCTTGAAAGTCCACGTTGAAGAGCTTGCTCGAGCTGGTTGGGGAATATACGTGCATTGGGAGCCATTATTGCGACGCCAGTTGTACCATCAGTTGATCTGAAATTTGCTGACGCATTTCACTGAGCAACACTTCCATTTCGCGTTTTTTAGCCAAAGCCTGACGCGGATCATCAAGGTAATCGCGTTGTACTTGCAGCGACAATTGACGCGCTGGTTTATTGGCTTCGAGCACCGATGCCTCAAGCGAATAAGTGAGCCTGTACTCAGCAACTTGTCCGTCTGGATAAAGCGACAAGTTAGACCGTTCTAGAGTGTCTTTGCCTAAAACTAAGGTGGGATGAGATTCGCCTTGTGAGCTTACAATCTCGACGCCACCATCTTTGAGCCGTTTAGTCACATCTCGTGTGATCGCTGAATAAGGATCGCTCACTTGCAGCTGAATTTGCTGATATTGCTCGGGTAACGTGTAGCTTCCTTTAAGTTGGAAACCACAAGCACTTATAGCGAGTATGCTTATTGTAATGAGCAGCGAGCGAATGGCCATGCCATATCTCCTTATTGGCAGCGAATCTTATAGCTTTAATGGGCGTCTACTAAGACGCCACGATATTGAGCAGTTTACCCGGAACATAAATGACTTTACGAATGGTTTTGCCTTCGGTGAACTTGGTCACGTTTGCGTCAGCCAATCCGAGAGATTCAACGCTTTCACGGGTTGCATCAGCAGCGACAGTGATTTTACTTCTGAGTTTACCGTTGACCTGAACAATGATGAGCTTTTCATCTTCAACCATTGCATCCTTATCTGCAACAGGCCATGGCGCATCCTCAACATTTTTGTTGCCTAAAGCTTCCCACAATGCATCACATGCGTGCGGAATGATTGGGTTGAGCATCAGTACAATGGCATTGACTGCTTCAGCCACTACTGCGCGGTCTTGTTCAGTTTCTTGTGACGCTTTGGACAAGGCGTTCATCAATTCCATGATGGCTGCAATTGCTGTATTGAATGTTTGGCGGCGGCCTAAATCGTCCGATACCTTAGCAATCGTTTTGTGAACGTCGCGGCGCAGATCTTTTTGAGCTTTATTGAGTGATGCAATATCCAGCGCAACAGTCTCACCTTTCGCAACATGATCTTGTACCAGCTTCCACACACGTTTAATGAAACGATGAGCGCCCTCAACGCCTGACTCTTGCCATTCCAAAGTGAGCTCTGGTGGAGCTGCGAACATCATGAACAAACGAACAGTATCGGCGCCAAATTTTTCCACCATCATTTGCGGGTCGATGCCATTGTTCTTGGACTTGGACATCTTGCTCATGCCGGCATAGTTCAGATCGACACCGTCATTAGACGTCGCTTTGGTGACACGGCCTTTATCATCTTTCTCCAGCGCCACATCAGTTGGAGAAACCCATACTTGCCCGCCTTTTTCATCGGTATGGTAGAAAGCATCAGCCAAAACCATACCTTGGCA
This genomic window from Echinimonas agarilytica contains:
- a CDS encoding ROK family protein: MPNKQITTSEPIRIGIDLGGTKTECVALDSNTGEQLFRERLPTEKGDYYGTLDTIRHLVSLAETELAETASVGVGIPGTLSGQTGFVKNANSIWLNGRDFKNDLESILGRSIRLANDANCFAVSEAVDGAGMGADVVFGIILGTGVGAGLVVHQSVINGANGLAGEWGHNGLHRPTVEEIELATSCYCGQHGCIETWLSGPSFEREYFKLSGLSLNASSIVHKMLTGDDAAQQCMKSYCSRLVRSLAHMVNMIDPDVIVLGGGMSNVDALYPYLNTHLESHVFGQECKTKVVKNEHGDSSGVRGAAWLWGRT
- the lipA gene encoding lipoyl synthase; this encodes MTKSTRSEAGVKKRDADKVQHIPITVIPSEKEEMLRKPPWMKVKLPASNANIQRVKEGMRKHGLHSVCEEASCPNLAECFNKGTATFMILGDICTRKCPFCDVANGKPLAPDENEPEKLGRTIADMGLRYVVITSVDRDDLRDGGAKHFADCVEAIRRYSPDIQIEILVPDFRGRMDVALEELAKNPPDVFNHNLETAPRLYKMARPGANYKWSLELIRRFGEMFPDIPTKSGLMVGLGETNDEILEVMKDLRDHNANMLTIGQYLQPSLHHLPVKRYVHPDEFDMFRESAEELGYDHAACGPLVRSSYHADKQAAGEEVK
- the lipB gene encoding lipoyl(octanoyl) transferase LipB, which translates into the protein MNTLVIRSLGQQPYEECWQAMQDFTNHRDKDTPDELWLLEHTPVFTQGQAGKPEHILMATDIPIVKADRGGQVTYHGPGQLIIYLLLDLRRLKITVRDLVTHMEQAIVELLAEDHIEAYAKCDAPGVYVNDAKIASLGLRVRRGCTFHGLALNINMDLSPFQYINPCGYAGMAMTQTSLIDGLKSVEEAGPKLAQRLAKRLGYPTTQNNNKLPGEVHD
- the ybeD gene encoding DUF493 family protein YbeD, with translation MDTKFDELLDFPCSFPFKVLGVAHDDLTSKIVDVIQIHAPGDYSPTVKPSSKGTYHSVTVSVTVTSKEHVETLYKALGHIDLVRYVL
- a CDS encoding serine hydrolase, whose translation is MFKNNPLRSISIGLVALAVSGLSVAAPVITPDPPKVAAKGYILVDYLTGRTLVSHNADERLAPASLTKMMTSYVLGTEIKNGNVSPEDMVKIGPNASLYTNKDLRGSSLMFVQVNTEVPLGELNKGIVIVSGNDACIAVAEHLAGTESAFVDMMNAYAKHLGMEQSHFMNSHGLDAGEHYTTPRDMATLGTALIRDLPEEYKIYGEKSYTWDGREQFNRNALLWDKDLGADGIKTGHTNDAGYSLVSSAEKDGMRLVAVVMGTESTRSRNAENRKLLQYGFRFFETVVPYEPETVFAEERVWFGTKEQVQLGVLETVATTLPKGQVKNLKADFELTERPEAPVKKGDRYGTVHVTLNGEDIAEYPLVALHDVEEAGWFSRLIDQILLLFNNLF
- a CDS encoding septal ring lytic transglycosylase RlpA family protein yields the protein MMKWFFAVACISSLAACSNSPPKSESDKYQERRYHQKHDSAPESIPELKELSDAVPKYEPKSRGGNRSQYTVRGKTYRVMDHAKGFTEVGHASWYGKKFHGHKTSNGEIYDMYAMSAAHKNLPIPTYVKVTRIDNGKQVIVRVNDRGPFHQGRVIDLSYAAAHKLDMLKSGTSKVKLEAIVVPPPWEQEPLFEAITPVSTSLKVEAQTAETLPIAASPAMSPTNTEPDLYVQVTATQDSTKAARLVDQLALLFETDARTINEQQIHKVQLGPFKTEDDANKLIEILKQGEFSSAFKVYAQ
- the mltB gene encoding lytic murein transglycosylase B is translated as MNSISRRIFSIFCAAALLTTSTVTHASNTISDAYIKKISDSYNLDPSWVANQASKATLNPEIITKMNTPWEAKPWHKYQTIFLKQERVDQGLEFWSEHEETLAKAEAEFGVPAQVIVAIIGVETFFGRFKGNEKVLDSLYTLGFHYPKRAKFFSSELGHFLALSHEQGWDPAAIHGSYAGAMGFPQFISSSYRAYAIDFDDDGKRDLLNNPVDAIGSVANYFAQHGWTKDGCVTESVELTEQAKALSQTSTKIKHKWQDFEQAGLKTTLPLSAQDKAMLFPLSMDEGLTQYWLGCNNFYVITRYNHSRLYAMAVYQLSEWLARDKAAQ